One window of Paenibacillus sp. FSL K6-3182 genomic DNA carries:
- the mutL gene encoding DNA mismatch repair endonuclease MutL, with product MAKINILDEQLANQIAAGEVVERPASVVKELVENAVDAGSTTVDIMIEEGGLSLIKVIDNGYGIEAADIVTAFQRHATSKISTASDLFRIASLGFRGEALPSIAAVSRLQCTSSETSTGLARRIVIEGGKVTIDEPANAPQGTEMTVRDLFYNTPARLKYMKAIQTELGHISDYINRIALAHPGIAFTFKHNGNVLLRTLGTGDRLQVIAAVYGSNTAKVMLKIEAETSDYELSGYISKPELTRANRNGITAIVNGRYIRSHTINQSLLQAYHTLLPINRFPLAILEIGMHPSLLDVNVHPSKMEVRFSKEPELRTMIEDAIKAVLGRQRHIPGPESSNKLERSKPLFVQDAISFHRPEPMAESFKPYQPTTTNKTSSTPYKPPVIDREYVPRNAAEKLYAPPPTFPIDNFTVREAPAHMEQASNDSDSNLKSLETALDTASLQNAAQEAAVTLEFAEDRAYQTDVPQENLFNEAQAPVVQAMIAELPTEEETVEDQPSFPELHWIGQHHGTYIVAQSEDGLYLIDQHAAHERINYEYFFQKFGNPEAASQQLLVPLTLEFTAGEAMQLKDLIPMFAQAGVELESFGPQTFLVRSYPEWMPQGEEQSLLEEMAELLISERKTIDIGKLREKAAIMCACKASIKANDRMNREEGETLLTRLANCKQPYTCPHGRPIIVHLSTYQLEKMFKRVMS from the coding sequence ATGGCAAAAATTAATATATTGGACGAGCAGTTAGCCAACCAAATAGCCGCAGGAGAAGTGGTAGAGCGGCCTGCTTCAGTCGTCAAAGAGCTTGTTGAAAATGCGGTAGACGCTGGCAGTACAACGGTCGATATTATGATTGAAGAAGGCGGCTTATCGCTTATAAAGGTCATCGACAATGGCTACGGCATAGAGGCAGCCGATATCGTAACCGCATTTCAGCGGCATGCGACGAGCAAAATCTCTACAGCAAGCGACTTGTTCCGTATTGCGAGCCTTGGCTTTCGCGGAGAAGCGCTGCCAAGTATCGCAGCTGTTTCGAGGCTGCAGTGCACGTCTTCTGAAACGTCGACAGGACTTGCTCGCAGGATTGTGATAGAGGGCGGCAAGGTTACCATTGATGAACCAGCAAATGCGCCGCAGGGCACAGAAATGACCGTGCGGGATTTATTTTATAATACACCTGCACGCCTTAAATATATGAAGGCAATTCAGACGGAGCTAGGACATATTTCCGACTATATTAACCGCATCGCACTTGCTCATCCGGGCATAGCATTTACGTTCAAGCATAATGGAAATGTACTGCTTCGTACGCTCGGAACTGGCGATCGACTTCAAGTCATTGCGGCCGTTTATGGCTCAAATACAGCGAAGGTGATGCTCAAGATCGAAGCAGAAACTTCAGATTACGAGCTGAGTGGCTATATCTCGAAACCGGAGCTCACACGTGCGAATCGAAATGGAATTACTGCAATCGTTAATGGACGTTACATTCGCAGTCATACGATTAATCAGTCTTTGCTGCAGGCTTATCATACGCTGCTGCCGATCAATCGTTTTCCGCTTGCGATATTAGAAATAGGGATGCATCCAAGCTTGCTCGACGTAAACGTTCATCCATCCAAAATGGAGGTCAGGTTCAGTAAAGAACCGGAGCTTCGTACGATGATAGAGGATGCGATTAAAGCGGTGTTAGGTCGCCAGCGGCATATTCCGGGCCCAGAATCAAGCAATAAATTGGAGCGTTCAAAACCATTGTTCGTTCAAGATGCGATTTCTTTCCATCGCCCTGAGCCCATGGCGGAATCGTTTAAGCCTTACCAACCAACAACGACAAATAAGACTTCATCGACGCCTTACAAGCCACCGGTTATTGATCGGGAATATGTTCCTAGGAATGCGGCAGAGAAGCTTTATGCTCCTCCTCCAACGTTTCCTATTGATAACTTTACCGTCCGTGAAGCTCCCGCGCATATGGAGCAAGCATCTAATGATTCGGATTCTAATCTAAAATCACTTGAAACAGCCTTAGACACTGCTTCGTTACAGAACGCTGCTCAAGAAGCAGCTGTGACCCTTGAATTCGCTGAGGATCGAGCTTACCAGACGGATGTACCGCAAGAGAACCTTTTTAATGAGGCGCAGGCGCCAGTAGTTCAAGCTATGATCGCCGAGCTGCCAACAGAAGAAGAAACAGTAGAGGATCAACCTTCCTTTCCTGAGCTCCACTGGATTGGACAGCACCACGGCACCTACATCGTAGCGCAGTCGGAGGATGGTCTTTATTTAATCGATCAGCATGCTGCGCATGAACGGATCAATTACGAATATTTCTTTCAAAAATTCGGAAATCCTGAGGCGGCTAGCCAACAATTGCTTGTTCCTTTAACACTGGAATTTACAGCAGGAGAAGCGATGCAATTAAAAGACCTTATTCCTATGTTCGCGCAAGCAGGCGTGGAGCTGGAGTCCTTCGGTCCTCAAACGTTTCTCGTTCGTTCCTACCCGGAATGGATGCCTCAAGGCGAGGAGCAATCCTTGCTTGAGGAAATGGCAGAACTGCTCATCTCCGAGCGAAAAACGATTGATATCGGAAAGCTTAGGGAAAAGGCGGCCATTATGTGCGCATGCAAAGCCTCCATTAAAGCAAATGATCGTATGAACCGTGAGGAAGGCGAGACACTCTTGACAAGGCTTGCAAACTGCAAACAGCCCTATACTTGTCCGCATGGCCGTCCAATCATCGTGCATCTATCGACCTATCAGCTCGAAAAAATGTTCAAGCGGGTGATGTCTTGA
- a CDS encoding AAA family ATPase, with the protein MSGHVKSGSGNGTARPSRQINVVLRTQETFQTGASAPALETEPLPAVKPLPGVDHYADIQKELEPMIGMDNVKSLVYEIYALLYISRMRSEAGLFGGSHVYHMIFKGNPGTGKTTIARIVAKLFQKMGVLTKGHLIEVERADLVGEYIGHTAQKTRDLVRKAIGGVLFVDEAYSLARGGEKDFGKEAIDTLVKAMEDHKNHFVLILAGYPAEIDDFLLTNPGLPSRFPIQIEFPDYSVDQLIQISELMAKDRDYILQPQTIFKLRQHLMQEKLNTMFSFSNARYVRNVIEKAIRFQAVRLLTQYASSVPAKQELMTIRPDDLKWDTKPI; encoded by the coding sequence ATGAGTGGACACGTCAAATCGGGATCCGGCAATGGCACTGCAAGGCCTTCCCGTCAAATCAATGTGGTCCTAAGAACGCAAGAAACATTTCAGACTGGGGCCTCTGCTCCTGCTTTAGAGACAGAACCGTTGCCTGCAGTGAAGCCGCTGCCGGGCGTCGATCATTATGCTGACATTCAGAAAGAGCTTGAACCGATGATTGGCATGGACAATGTGAAATCTCTTGTGTACGAAATATATGCGTTGCTTTATATTAGCCGAATGCGTTCTGAAGCAGGATTATTTGGCGGCTCTCATGTGTATCATATGATTTTTAAAGGCAATCCAGGGACAGGGAAAACAACAATCGCCCGCATCGTCGCGAAGCTGTTTCAAAAGATGGGTGTACTCACCAAAGGACATTTGATTGAAGTGGAGCGAGCTGATCTTGTTGGCGAATATATTGGACATACCGCTCAGAAGACGCGAGATCTCGTTCGAAAAGCAATCGGCGGCGTGTTGTTTGTTGATGAAGCGTACAGTCTAGCTCGGGGCGGGGAAAAAGATTTTGGCAAGGAAGCAATCGATACGCTTGTAAAAGCAATGGAGGATCACAAAAATCATTTTGTGCTCATACTCGCGGGTTATCCTGCCGAAATCGACGATTTTTTGCTCACAAATCCAGGATTGCCGTCACGTTTTCCGATCCAAATTGAGTTTCCAGATTATTCGGTTGATCAACTGATTCAGATTAGTGAGCTCATGGCTAAGGACCGTGATTATATATTGCAGCCTCAGACCATATTTAAACTAAGACAGCATTTAATGCAGGAAAAGCTAAACACTATGTTCTCGTTCAGCAATGCCAGGTATGTTCGAAATGTGATAGAGAAAGCGATCAGGTTTCAGGCCGTTCGTTTGCTTACGCAGTATGCCAGTTCCGTTCCCGCAAAGCAGGAATTAATGACGATTAGACCAGATGATTTAAAGTGGGACACGAAACCAATATGA
- a CDS encoding DUF402 domain-containing protein, with protein MKRKFSDRANWRRILRKSYTCLALDGEEFKGLVTFYRIHELREPLWKEYNGRRLCLADRGYLWMQHFPRGEHFVVTTMFDDKGRVVQWYIDVCKTQGLTDQQVPWFDDLYLDVVVLPSGEVFLMDEDELEDALRQGDVNGKDVALARKTAGKLLSSIRNGRFRYFTLSLKHRKSLLAKTGELSES; from the coding sequence ATGAAGAGAAAATTTTCAGACCGAGCTAACTGGCGGCGTATCTTGCGTAAGAGCTATACGTGCCTAGCGCTGGACGGTGAAGAGTTCAAAGGTCTCGTGACGTTTTACCGGATTCATGAATTGCGTGAGCCGTTATGGAAGGAATATAACGGACGTAGATTATGTTTGGCAGATCGCGGATACTTGTGGATGCAGCATTTTCCAAGAGGCGAGCATTTTGTCGTCACGACGATGTTTGATGACAAGGGACGCGTCGTGCAATGGTATATCGATGTTTGCAAAACGCAAGGCTTAACCGATCAGCAGGTGCCTTGGTTCGATGATTTATATTTGGATGTGGTTGTGCTGCCTAGCGGTGAGGTATTTCTCATGGACGAGGATGAGCTAGAGGATGCCTTAAGGCAAGGTGATGTTAATGGCAAGGATGTTGCACTTGCACGCAAAACAGCAGGGAAATTATTATCGAGCATACGAAACGGACGGTTCCGGTATTTTACGCTGAGCCTTAAGCATCGCAAGAGCTTGCTTGCAAAAACCGGGGAATTAAGCGAATCATGA
- a CDS encoding YdcF family protein yields MRKATVSRSSPRRRSKKKRPWLLLFRVVAWLICAGVFWCGYLLWLINGFDTNKPLVPSDAGIVLGAALWNDVPSPALKERLDLAWQLYKAGTVDKLILTGGLDGNGSKKTEAEGMRDYLITKGISADKLLLENKATSTYENLEFSKKIAEHQGLSTLIVITHDYHAARSTEIAKKLDFVQFQVAGTKSKVLNPVYNESREVLAFTKWKLDSLLLSLGFHSSDSKL; encoded by the coding sequence ATGAGGAAGGCAACCGTCTCAAGGAGCAGCCCGCGCAGAAGATCGAAGAAAAAGCGACCGTGGCTGCTCTTGTTTCGTGTTGTTGCCTGGTTAATATGTGCAGGCGTGTTCTGGTGTGGATATTTACTGTGGTTAATTAATGGTTTCGATACGAATAAGCCACTTGTTCCATCGGATGCAGGCATCGTTCTTGGTGCTGCTTTGTGGAATGATGTGCCAAGTCCAGCACTGAAGGAACGGCTTGACCTTGCTTGGCAATTATACAAGGCGGGTACGGTAGACAAGCTTATTTTGACAGGTGGATTGGATGGCAACGGTTCAAAGAAAACAGAAGCCGAGGGTATGAGAGACTATCTCATAACAAAAGGTATTTCAGCTGACAAGCTGTTGCTAGAAAATAAGGCGACCAGCACGTACGAAAATCTTGAATTCAGCAAGAAGATCGCAGAGCACCAAGGCCTGTCAACACTAATTGTCATCACCCATGATTATCATGCTGCAAGATCAACGGAGATAGCCAAAAAGCTTGATTTTGTTCAGTTTCAAGTCGCTGGTACAAAATCAAAGGTGCTAAATCCTGTCTATAATGAGTCGCGTGAAGTACTAGCTTTTACAAAGTGGAAGCTCGACTCTTTATTGCTTAGTCTCGGATTTCACTCTTCCGATTCGAAGCTGTAA
- the hfq gene encoding RNA chaperone Hfq, which produces MNKSINIQDTFLNQLRKDNIPVTVFLMNGFQIRGVIKAFDNFTIIIDSEGRQQMVYKHAISTFTPQRNVSLMQQDHNGSDS; this is translated from the coding sequence ATGAACAAATCGATCAATATTCAAGATACGTTCCTGAATCAGCTTCGCAAAGACAACATACCGGTTACGGTTTTTTTAATGAATGGCTTCCAAATTCGGGGCGTTATTAAAGCGTTCGATAATTTCACGATTATCATCGACAGCGAAGGTCGTCAACAAATGGTATACAAACATGCTATTTCGACGTTCACCCCGCAGCGGAATGTTTCTCTTATGCAGCAGGATCATAACGGCTCCGATTCATAG
- a CDS encoding peptidylprolyl isomerase — translation MANRKRAPFLYLIIVVAAVMVIAGCGKDGSGRDSASASAKLMNWDKMPDMQIDLDKSYLAKFKTTKGDFTVKLFTEDAPVTVNNFVFLAREGFYDGLTFHRIIESFMIQGGDPKGNGYGTPGYSIPDELSSEMKYEEGIVAMANASKPNSGGSQFFICTGPDAANLNREPNYTIFGKVESGMDVVKAISKTPLKNNLPTENIVIDSIEIVEQ, via the coding sequence ATGGCGAATAGAAAGAGAGCACCATTCTTGTATTTAATCATTGTTGTCGCAGCAGTTATGGTTATAGCTGGCTGCGGCAAGGATGGTTCAGGAAGGGATAGTGCTTCAGCTTCAGCCAAGTTGATGAACTGGGACAAGATGCCTGATATGCAGATTGATCTCGACAAGTCGTACTTAGCAAAGTTTAAAACGACTAAAGGCGATTTTACAGTCAAGCTGTTTACGGAAGACGCGCCGGTAACGGTGAACAATTTTGTTTTTCTCGCTAGAGAAGGCTTTTATGATGGATTAACTTTTCACCGTATTATTGAGTCTTTCATGATTCAAGGCGGAGATCCAAAAGGAAACGGATACGGTACTCCAGGTTATTCGATTCCAGATGAACTAAGTTCGGAAATGAAATACGAAGAAGGAATTGTCGCGATGGCAAACGCAAGCAAGCCTAATTCGGGAGGCAGCCAATTTTTTATTTGCACAGGACCTGATGCTGCAAATTTAAACCGCGAGCCTAATTATACGATTTTCGGCAAGGTGGAGAGTGGCATGGATGTTGTAAAAGCCATTTCGAAGACGCCTTTGAAAAACAACTTGCCAACTGAAAATATCGTCATTGATTCGATTGAAATCGTTGAGCAATAA
- a CDS encoding PBP1A family penicillin-binding protein, translating to MAERPSKTTAPKTSKQKKKKKISGKKWFYGLFFTAVIAIVCGLIGYLLIVLNGERVLTENANKLTMGEASIIYDVNGNEISRLSDPNENREIAEFSEIPKQLLDAIVATEDQRFYEHSGIDFFAIGRAVVKDVIARSAVEGASTITQQLAKNVFLTADKTFFRKATEASIAVALEHKMSKEQILTMYLNRIFFGKRVHGVKEAAKYYFDTDLDKLELWQIATIAAMPKAPNRYNPINHPEDSMNRRAVVLKLMYDQGLITAAEMAEAKAVVYEIPKNHEERNTEKYPAFIDYVVEEAMEKTGKSEEELRIGGFRIYTSLNPQAQDTMDTQFNDDDNFEKSKDDQQVQGAMIIIDHRDGTIQALTGGRDYVKKGLNRVEVPRQPGSAFKPIISYGPALETGKYYPWTVLANDKKCYGSYCPTDRWGATAVTMQQAIKDSRNLASVWMLNQVGLKQGFAFSSKLGIELEKDDRNLTAALGGLSKGATPMQMATAYSVFANGGRSVDPHAISKIEGKNNYKYEYKAPPSKQLMSESTAYYLTEMMQTVVQKGGTGTRAAIDRPLAGKTGTTQHGIPGYKGSGIRDAWFVGYTPEWTAAVWMGYDKTNVEHILKTGSSQAASMFSKVMKPAMKDVAKSSFKKPQGIKENKPPATITNFKAVFIPEEMKVQLSWDPYQDGKVTYQVYRKEASESDFIRFVDSLTSTGVDDMSAFPGMTYEYYVVAYDAEQDMESAPSQKVKISIPETEVNPDVPMEPNPDEPDGGEPTPPVEGGDGEPTLPPTDGTDPGTTEPPGSGNGTGEPTPTPTPSTGTNTNNSNNALGNTETGGNT from the coding sequence ATGGCTGAACGACCAAGCAAAACAACTGCACCTAAAACTTCTAAACAAAAGAAGAAAAAGAAGATATCAGGAAAGAAATGGTTTTATGGATTATTTTTCACTGCTGTAATCGCCATCGTATGCGGCTTGATCGGATACTTGCTTATCGTGTTGAACGGTGAACGAGTTCTGACTGAAAATGCGAACAAGCTGACTATGGGTGAAGCATCCATCATTTATGATGTGAATGGCAATGAAATTTCACGATTGTCCGATCCCAATGAAAATCGTGAGATTGCTGAATTTTCGGAAATTCCAAAGCAATTGCTTGATGCTATTGTTGCAACAGAGGACCAACGTTTCTATGAGCATTCAGGAATCGATTTTTTTGCTATCGGACGTGCTGTTGTGAAGGACGTTATCGCTCGCAGCGCTGTTGAGGGGGCAAGTACGATTACCCAGCAGCTTGCCAAAAACGTATTTCTAACCGCGGATAAGACGTTTTTCCGTAAAGCAACGGAAGCCTCTATTGCGGTAGCGCTTGAGCACAAAATGTCCAAGGAACAAATATTAACGATGTATTTGAATCGAATATTTTTTGGCAAGAGAGTACATGGCGTTAAGGAAGCAGCCAAGTATTATTTCGACACTGATCTTGATAAGCTGGAGCTTTGGCAGATTGCTACTATTGCCGCTATGCCGAAAGCGCCGAACCGCTACAATCCAATAAATCATCCTGAGGATTCGATGAACAGGAGAGCAGTCGTGCTTAAGCTTATGTACGATCAAGGCTTGATTACGGCAGCAGAGATGGCAGAAGCGAAAGCGGTCGTGTATGAAATCCCTAAAAATCATGAAGAAAGAAATACCGAAAAGTATCCAGCATTTATTGATTATGTGGTTGAAGAAGCGATGGAGAAGACTGGGAAATCCGAGGAAGAGCTTCGGATCGGAGGTTTCCGGATTTATACGTCGCTAAACCCGCAAGCACAGGATACGATGGATACACAGTTTAACGATGATGACAACTTTGAGAAGAGCAAGGATGACCAACAGGTGCAAGGCGCAATGATCATTATTGATCACCGCGATGGCACGATTCAAGCTTTAACAGGCGGCAGAGATTACGTGAAAAAGGGACTTAACCGGGTAGAGGTTCCTCGCCAGCCAGGTTCAGCTTTCAAACCGATTATCTCTTACGGTCCTGCTCTTGAAACGGGCAAGTATTATCCATGGACTGTACTTGCAAATGACAAGAAATGTTACGGCAGCTATTGCCCAACAGATAGATGGGGAGCAACTGCAGTTACGATGCAGCAGGCGATTAAGGATTCTCGAAACCTTGCCTCCGTTTGGATGCTGAATCAAGTAGGCTTGAAGCAAGGGTTTGCTTTTTCAAGCAAGCTTGGCATCGAGCTTGAGAAAGATGATCGTAATTTAACAGCTGCTCTTGGGGGCTTGTCCAAAGGTGCAACGCCTATGCAAATGGCAACTGCTTATAGCGTGTTTGCGAACGGCGGCAGATCTGTTGATCCTCATGCGATTTCGAAGATTGAAGGCAAAAATAATTATAAATACGAATATAAAGCTCCACCTTCTAAGCAGCTCATGTCTGAAAGCACTGCCTATTATTTGACCGAGATGATGCAGACGGTCGTACAAAAGGGCGGTACGGGTACAAGAGCAGCAATTGATCGTCCATTGGCAGGTAAAACAGGTACTACTCAGCATGGTATTCCAGGCTACAAAGGCTCGGGTATCCGGGATGCCTGGTTTGTTGGCTACACGCCGGAGTGGACAGCAGCCGTATGGATGGGATACGATAAGACAAATGTGGAACATATCCTTAAAACGGGCAGCAGTCAAGCGGCTTCCATGTTCTCCAAGGTTATGAAACCTGCAATGAAGGATGTAGCGAAGTCAAGCTTTAAGAAACCGCAAGGCATTAAAGAAAATAAACCGCCGGCAACGATAACAAATTTTAAAGCAGTATTTATTCCAGAAGAAATGAAGGTTCAATTGTCGTGGGATCCGTATCAGGATGGAAAGGTCACTTATCAGGTTTACCGCAAGGAAGCTTCAGAAAGTGACTTCATCCGCTTCGTAGACTCGCTCACTTCCACAGGGGTAGATGATATGAGTGCATTCCCGGGAATGACCTATGAATATTATGTTGTGGCTTATGATGCTGAGCAGGATATGGAAAGTGCTCCATCTCAAAAAGTTAAGATCAGCATTCCGGAAACAGAAGTGAATCCGGATGTGCCAATGGAGCCGAATCCAGATGAGCCAGACGGAGGAGAGCCCACACCTCCAGTAGAAGGCGGTGATGGAGAACCGACGCTGCCTCCAACTGATGGTACAGATCCAGGAACAACTGAACCGCCAGGATCAGGAAATGGGACGGGTGAACCAACACCGACGCCAACTCCAAGCACTGGCACAAATACGAACAACAGCAACAATGCTCTAGGAAATACTGAAACCGGCGGCAATACGTAA
- a CDS encoding class I SAM-dependent methyltransferase: MIVTTTAKPSERALEQASRLSEELAASLKVRGNLTVNKLLSLSDDSQLIVVTEEEVRYYDGQSETPLYFHPSMAYVRVKRIRRGETDPLIQLSGCLEGDQIIDCTAGLASDSLVFSYASGPKGAVTAIESQPILCAIVREGLAGYETSLPDVNEAMRRIDMKCMNHLDYLKKLPDNSVDIVYFDPMFRKPINESSSMEPLRGIANMDALSDEVIEQAKRVARKSVVLKEHQASGEFARLGFERKHVNTSKIAYGVIKL, encoded by the coding sequence TTGATTGTTACAACAACGGCTAAGCCTTCAGAACGGGCTTTGGAGCAAGCAAGCCGGCTTTCTGAAGAGCTAGCCGCTTCGCTCAAAGTACGCGGAAACTTAACGGTTAACAAACTATTATCGTTAAGCGATGACAGTCAGTTAATCGTCGTAACCGAAGAAGAGGTTCGTTATTATGACGGACAATCAGAGACGCCGCTTTATTTTCACCCCAGCATGGCATATGTGCGGGTAAAACGGATTCGGCGCGGTGAAACAGATCCTCTTATCCAACTTTCGGGATGTTTGGAAGGGGATCAAATCATTGATTGCACAGCAGGTCTTGCGTCGGATTCACTTGTGTTTTCATATGCCTCTGGACCTAAAGGAGCTGTTACAGCGATTGAGAGCCAGCCCATCTTATGCGCTATCGTTCGAGAGGGTCTAGCAGGTTATGAGACAAGCCTTCCTGATGTGAATGAGGCAATGAGACGTATTGACATGAAGTGCATGAATCATTTGGATTACTTAAAAAAATTGCCTGACAATAGTGTTGATATCGTTTATTTTGACCCTATGTTTCGGAAACCGATTAACGAATCCAGCTCGATGGAGCCGCTCCGCGGCATTGCAAATATGGACGCTTTGTCGGACGAAGTGATTGAACAAGCGAAGCGTGTTGCCAGGAAAAGCGTAGTTCTAAAGGAGCATCAAGCTAGCGGTGAATTTGCAAGGCTCGGATTTGAACGCAAGCATGTGAATACTTCGAAAATTGCATATGGAGTGATAAAGCTTTGA
- the miaA gene encoding tRNA (adenosine(37)-N6)-dimethylallyltransferase MiaA, which produces MRKQPLLVLIGPTAVGKTRMSLDIAKAWNAEIISGDSMQVYRGMDIGTAKIGLEEREGIPHHLIDICEPDEAYSAADFQAGATKAIAEISEREKLPFIVGGTGLYVESVCYQFQFAEIGSDAAFRQEQEHYAAEFGAEALHARLAAIDPPAGQRLHPNDMRRVIRALEVYHMTGQTFSDQQAGQTKVSPYELCIIGLTMDRAELYRRIELRIDEMMKLGLVDEVRRLLERDLPPAAVAMQGLGYKEIAQYLQGECSLEAAVELLKRDTRRFAKRQLSWFRHMKDIHWIDMGENFHNNLQSVHDIIAGKFQVNLEYTSNQSF; this is translated from the coding sequence ATTCGCAAGCAGCCTTTGCTAGTCCTCATTGGTCCTACAGCTGTAGGCAAGACACGAATGAGTTTAGATATTGCAAAAGCTTGGAATGCAGAGATCATCTCAGGCGATTCCATGCAGGTTTATCGCGGCATGGACATTGGTACTGCCAAAATCGGACTTGAAGAGCGAGAAGGCATTCCTCATCACCTTATTGACATTTGTGAGCCGGACGAAGCGTATTCTGCTGCAGATTTTCAAGCAGGAGCAACGAAGGCGATCGCGGAAATATCGGAGCGAGAAAAGCTGCCGTTTATCGTTGGAGGTACTGGCTTATATGTGGAGTCCGTTTGTTATCAGTTTCAGTTTGCTGAAATTGGTTCAGACGCTGCATTCCGGCAAGAGCAAGAGCATTATGCGGCTGAATTTGGCGCAGAAGCTTTGCATGCGCGTTTAGCTGCCATTGACCCTCCAGCAGGGCAGAGATTGCACCCAAATGATATGCGGCGCGTCATCCGCGCGCTGGAAGTTTATCACATGACTGGACAAACCTTCTCCGATCAGCAAGCCGGTCAAACTAAGGTATCTCCATACGAGCTTTGCATCATCGGTTTGACTATGGACCGTGCGGAGTTGTATCGTAGAATAGAGCTGCGGATAGATGAGATGATGAAGCTAGGTTTAGTAGATGAGGTGAGGCGCCTACTTGAGAGAGATTTGCCGCCTGCAGCAGTTGCTATGCAGGGTCTTGGCTACAAAGAGATTGCACAATATTTACAGGGAGAATGCTCATTGGAAGCAGCGGTAGAGCTACTGAAAAGAGATACTAGAAGGTTTGCAAAACGCCAGCTTTCCTGGTTCCGTCATATGAAAGACATTCATTGGATTGATATGGGGGAAAATTTTCACAACAATTTGCAATCTGTTCATGATATAATAGCAGGAAAGTTTCAAGTTAATCTTGAATATACTTCTAATCAATCTTTTTAA